From Bacillus pumilus, one genomic window encodes:
- the rpoB gene encoding DNA-directed RNA polymerase subunit beta yields MTGQLVQYGRHRQRRSYARISEVLELPNLIEIQTSSYQWFLDEGLREMFQDISPIEDFTGNLSLEFIDYSLGDPKYPVAESKERDVTYSAPLRVKVRLINKETGEVKDQDVFMGDFPIMTDTGTFIINGAERVIVSQLVRSPSVYFSGKVDKNGKKGFTATVIPNRGAWLEYETDAKDVVYVRIDRTRKLPVTVLLRALGFSSDQEILDLIGENEYLRNTLEKDNTENADKALLEIYERLRPGEPPTVENAKSLLDSRFFDPKRYDLANVGRYKINKKLHIKNRLFNQKLAETLVDPETGEILAEKGQILDRRVLDKVLPYLENGIGFRKLYPNGGVVEDEVELQSIKIYAPSDQEGEQVINVIGNAYVEEAVKNITPSDIIASISYFFNLLHGVGDTDDIDHLGNRRLRSVGELLQNQFRIGLSRMERVVRERMSIQDTNTITPQQLINIRPVIASIKEFFGSSQLSQFMDQTNPLAELTHKRRLSALGPGGLTRERAGMEVRDVHYSHYGRMCPIETPEGPNIGLINSLSSFAKVNRFGFIETPYRRVDPETGKVTPRIDYLTADEEDNYVVAQANAILGEDGSFIDDNIIARFRGENTVVPRNRVDYMDVSPKQVVSAATACIPFLENDDSNRALMGANMQRQAVPLMQPESPIVGTGMEYVSGKDSGAAVICRYPGVVERVEAKNIWVRRYEDVDGQQVKGNLDKYSLLKFVRSNQGTCYNQRPIVSVGDEVVKGEILADGPSMEKGELALGRNVMVGFMTWDGYNYEDAIIMSERLVKDDVYTSIHIEEYESEARDTKLGPEEITRDIPNVGEDALRNLDERGIIRIGAEVKDGDLLVGKVTPKGVTELTAEERLLHAIFGEKAREVRDTSLRVPHGGGGIIHDVKVFNREDGDELPPGVNQLVRVYIVQKRKISEGDKMAGRHGNKGVISKILPEEDMPYLPDGTPIDIMLNPLGVPSRMNIGQVLELHMGMAARYLGIHIASPVFDGAREEDVWETLEEAGMSRDAKTVLYDGRTGEPFDNRVSVGIMYMIKLAHMVDDKLHARSTGPYSLVTQQPLGGKAQFGGQRFGEMEVWALEAYGAAYTLQEILTVKSDDVVGRVKTYEAIVKGDNVPEPGVPESFKVLIKELQSLGMDVKILSGDEEEIEMRDLEDDEETKKADGLALSNDEDAADLAPVDLERDAVTKE; encoded by the coding sequence TTGACAGGTCAACTAGTTCAGTATGGACGACACCGCCAGCGCAGAAGCTACGCACGCATAAGCGAAGTGTTAGAATTACCAAATCTCATTGAAATTCAAACCTCTTCTTATCAGTGGTTTCTTGATGAGGGTCTTAGAGAGATGTTTCAAGATATATCCCCAATTGAGGATTTTACTGGTAACCTTTCTCTTGAATTCATTGATTACAGCCTAGGGGATCCTAAGTATCCTGTAGCAGAATCAAAAGAACGTGATGTAACTTACTCTGCTCCACTAAGAGTAAAAGTTCGTTTAATTAACAAAGAAACTGGAGAAGTAAAAGACCAAGATGTGTTCATGGGTGATTTCCCAATCATGACAGACACAGGTACTTTTATCATTAACGGTGCGGAACGTGTAATCGTTTCTCAGTTAGTGCGTTCTCCAAGTGTATATTTCAGTGGTAAAGTAGACAAAAACGGTAAAAAAGGTTTTACTGCGACTGTCATTCCAAACCGTGGCGCATGGTTAGAATACGAAACTGATGCGAAGGATGTAGTCTATGTACGCATCGATCGCACACGTAAGTTGCCGGTTACGGTTCTTTTGCGTGCTCTCGGCTTCAGCTCTGATCAAGAGATTCTTGACCTCATTGGCGAGAATGAATACTTACGCAACACGCTGGAAAAAGACAATACAGAGAATGCGGATAAAGCACTTCTCGAAATCTACGAGCGCCTCCGTCCTGGAGAGCCGCCAACTGTTGAAAATGCGAAAAGCCTGCTAGACTCTCGCTTCTTCGATCCGAAGAGATATGACCTAGCTAATGTTGGACGCTACAAGATTAATAAAAAGCTTCATATTAAAAATAGACTGTTCAATCAAAAATTGGCTGAAACGTTAGTTGACCCTGAAACAGGTGAAATTCTAGCAGAAAAAGGTCAAATTTTAGACAGAAGAGTTCTTGATAAAGTTCTTCCATACTTAGAAAACGGCATCGGATTTAGAAAGCTTTATCCAAATGGTGGCGTAGTAGAAGATGAAGTAGAACTTCAATCTATTAAGATTTATGCACCGTCTGATCAAGAAGGCGAGCAAGTGATCAACGTGATCGGGAATGCATACGTAGAGGAAGCTGTGAAAAACATCACGCCTTCTGACATCATTGCATCGATCAGTTACTTCTTCAACCTTCTTCATGGTGTAGGTGACACAGATGATATCGATCACCTTGGTAACCGTCGCCTGCGTTCTGTAGGTGAGCTTCTGCAAAACCAATTCCGTATTGGTTTAAGCAGAATGGAGCGTGTTGTTCGTGAAAGAATGTCGATCCAAGACACAAACACGATCACACCTCAGCAACTGATCAACATCCGTCCTGTGATCGCTTCTATCAAAGAGTTCTTTGGTAGCTCTCAGCTTTCTCAGTTCATGGATCAAACAAACCCGCTTGCTGAATTGACGCACAAACGTCGTCTGTCGGCGCTTGGACCGGGTGGTTTGACACGTGAGCGTGCAGGAATGGAAGTTCGTGACGTTCACTACTCTCACTATGGCCGTATGTGTCCGATTGAAACACCAGAGGGTCCAAACATCGGTTTGATCAACTCTCTATCTTCATTTGCAAAAGTGAATCGCTTCGGCTTTATTGAAACACCTTACCGCCGGGTTGACCCTGAAACAGGTAAAGTGACACCGAGAATCGATTACTTAACTGCTGATGAAGAGGATAACTACGTTGTAGCACAAGCGAATGCTATATTAGGTGAAGATGGTTCGTTTATCGATGATAATATCATTGCTCGTTTCAGAGGGGAAAACACAGTTGTTCCTCGAAACCGCGTTGACTACATGGACGTTTCGCCAAAGCAGGTTGTTTCTGCAGCGACAGCATGTATCCCATTCTTAGAAAACGATGACTCTAACCGTGCTCTAATGGGAGCGAACATGCAACGTCAGGCTGTGCCTTTGATGCAGCCGGAATCACCGATTGTTGGTACAGGTATGGAGTATGTATCAGGGAAAGACTCTGGTGCTGCTGTTATCTGCCGCTACCCTGGTGTTGTAGAACGTGTTGAAGCGAAAAATATTTGGGTTCGTCGCTATGAAGACGTTGACGGACAACAAGTCAAAGGAAATCTAGACAAATACAGCTTGCTGAAATTTGTCCGCTCTAACCAAGGGACTTGCTACAACCAGCGTCCAATCGTAAGTGTTGGAGATGAAGTCGTAAAAGGAGAAATCCTTGCAGACGGTCCTTCAATGGAAAAAGGTGAATTGGCTCTAGGACGTAACGTCATGGTCGGCTTCATGACTTGGGACGGTTATAACTACGAGGATGCGATCATCATGAGTGAGCGCCTTGTAAAAGATGACGTCTACACGTCTATTCATATTGAAGAATATGAATCAGAAGCTCGTGATACAAAGCTTGGACCGGAAGAAATCACTCGTGATATTCCAAACGTTGGGGAAGATGCTTTACGCAACCTTGACGAGCGCGGAATCATCCGTATTGGTGCAGAAGTAAAAGACGGAGACCTTCTTGTAGGGAAAGTAACGCCTAAAGGTGTAACAGAACTAACAGCTGAAGAACGTCTATTACATGCAATCTTCGGTGAAAAGGCTCGTGAAGTGCGTGATACGTCTCTACGTGTTCCACACGGCGGCGGCGGAATTATCCACGACGTCAAAGTCTTTAACCGTGAAGATGGAGATGAATTACCTCCAGGTGTAAACCAGTTAGTCCGCGTATACATCGTTCAGAAGCGTAAAATTTCTGAAGGTGACAAAATGGCCGGACGACATGGTAACAAAGGGGTTATCTCTAAAATCCTTCCAGAAGAAGATATGCCGTATCTTCCAGATGGAACACCGATTGATATCATGTTAAACCCTCTAGGGGTACCATCTCGTATGAACATCGGTCAGGTACTTGAGCTTCATATGGGTATGGCTGCACGTTACCTTGGCATCCACATTGCGTCACCAGTATTTGATGGTGCGCGCGAGGAAGATGTTTGGGAAACGCTTGAAGAAGCAGGTATGTCCCGTGATGCAAAAACAGTCCTTTATGACGGTCGAACTGGTGAACCATTCGATAACCGTGTATCAGTCGGAATCATGTACATGATCAAACTGGCTCACATGGTTGACGATAAACTTCACGCTCGTTCAACTGGACCATACTCACTTGTTACGCAGCAGCCACTTGGCGGTAAAGCCCAGTTTGGTGGTCAGCGTTTCGGAGAGATGGAAGTATGGGCGCTTGAAGCTTACGGTGCAGCATACACACTTCAAGAGATCTTAACAGTTAAATCGGATGACGTTGTAGGTCGTGTGAAAACATACGAGGCCATCGTCAAAGGGGATAACGTCCCTGAACCAGGTGTCCCTGAATCATTCAAAGTGTTAATTAAAGAACTTCAAAGTTTAGGTATGGATGTCAAAATCCTATCTGGCGATGAAGAAGAGATAGAAATGAGAGATTTAGAAGACGATGAGGAAACGAAGAAAGCAGACGGATTAGCGTTATCTAATGACGAAGATGCTGCAGACCTCGCACCTGTCGATCTTGAACGTGACGCAGTCACAAAAGAATGA
- the rpoC gene encoding DNA-directed RNA polymerase subunit beta', which produces MLDVNNFEYMNIGLASPDKIRSWSFGEVKKPETINYRTLKPEKDGLFCERIFGPQKDWECHCGKYKRVRYKGVVCDRCGVEVTRAKVRRERMGHIELAAPVSHIWYFKGIPSRMGLVLDMSPRALEEVIYFASYVVTDPGNTPLEKKQLLSEKEFRAYLDKYGNTFQAAMGAEAINKLLQDIDLVKEVDTLKEELKTAQGQRRTRAIKRLEVLEAFRNSGNKPSWMILDVLPVIPPELRPMVQLDGGRFATSDLNDLYRRVINRNNRLKRLLDLGAPSIIVQNEKRMLQEAVDALIDNGRRGRPVTGPGNRPLKSLSHMLKGKQGRFRQNLLGKRVDYSGRSVIVVGPHLKMYQCGLPKEMALELFKPFVMKELVEKGLAHNIKSAKRKIERVQPEVWDVLESVIREHPVLLNRAPTLHRLGIQAFEPTLVEGRAIRLHPLVCTAYNADFDGDQMAVHVPLSAEAQAEARILMLAAQNILNPKDGKPVVTPSQDMVLGNYYLTLERKGAIGEGMVFKDTDEALLAYQNGYVHLHTRVAVAASSLKNVTFTDEQRSKLLITTVGKLIFNEILPESFPYMNEPTKSNIEEKTPDRFFLEKGEDVKAAIEKQEINAPFKKGILGKIIAEIFKRFHITETSKMLDRMKNLGFKYSTKAGITVGVSDIVVLDDKQKILEEAQAKVDNVLKQFRRGLITEEERYERVISIWSSSKDVIQGKLMKSLDEVNPIYMMSDSGARGNASNFTQLAGMRGLMANPAGRIIELPIKSSFREGLTVLEYFISTHGARKGLADTALKTADSGYLTRRLVDVAQDVIIRETDCGTDRGILAKSIREGNEIIEKLEERLIGRFARKPIVHPETGEVIVDENELIDEDKALEVVEAGIEEVWIRSAFTCNTPHGVCKRCYGRNLATGTDVEVGEAVGIIAAQSIGEPGTQLTMRTFHTGGVAGDDITQGLPRIQELFEARNPKGQATISEIDGVVAEINDVRDKQQEIVVQGDVETRSYTAPYNARLKVVEGDKVTRGQVLTEGSIDPKELLKVTDMTAVQEYLLHEVQKVYRMQGVEIGDKHVEVMVRQMLRKVRVADAGDTDVLPGTLLDVHQFTEANKKVLFEGKRPATGRPVLLGITKASLETDSFLSAASFQETTRVLTDAAIKGKRDELLGLKENVIIGKLVPAGTGMPNYRKVKPVSQVQPSDDMVPVE; this is translated from the coding sequence TTGCTAGATGTGAACAATTTTGAGTATATGAACATCGGTCTCGCATCACCTGATAAAATCCGTTCTTGGTCTTTTGGTGAAGTGAAAAAGCCTGAAACGATTAACTATCGTACACTGAAACCTGAAAAAGATGGTCTCTTTTGTGAACGTATCTTCGGACCGCAAAAAGACTGGGAATGTCATTGTGGAAAGTATAAACGCGTTCGTTATAAGGGTGTTGTATGTGACCGTTGTGGTGTAGAAGTAACACGGGCAAAAGTCCGTCGTGAGAGAATGGGGCATATCGAACTGGCTGCCCCAGTTTCCCACATTTGGTATTTCAAAGGTATCCCAAGCCGTATGGGTCTTGTTCTTGATATGTCACCACGTGCGTTAGAAGAAGTGATTTACTTCGCTTCTTACGTTGTAACAGATCCGGGCAACACACCGCTTGAGAAGAAACAACTTCTTTCTGAGAAGGAATTCCGTGCTTATTTAGATAAATACGGTAATACGTTCCAAGCAGCTATGGGTGCAGAAGCAATCAATAAACTTCTTCAAGATATCGATCTTGTAAAAGAAGTAGATACACTGAAAGAAGAGCTGAAAACTGCTCAAGGACAGCGTCGTACACGTGCGATTAAACGCCTTGAAGTGCTAGAAGCCTTCCGTAACTCAGGAAACAAACCATCATGGATGATTCTTGATGTACTTCCGGTTATTCCGCCAGAATTACGTCCAATGGTCCAGCTTGATGGTGGACGTTTTGCTACTTCTGACTTAAACGACCTTTATCGTCGTGTTATCAACCGTAACAATCGTCTGAAACGTTTATTAGATCTTGGTGCGCCAAGCATCATCGTTCAGAACGAGAAGCGTATGCTTCAAGAAGCTGTCGATGCCTTGATTGATAATGGACGTAGAGGCCGACCAGTAACAGGACCAGGAAATAGACCATTGAAATCTCTTTCTCATATGCTGAAAGGGAAACAAGGACGTTTCCGTCAAAACTTGCTCGGTAAACGTGTTGACTATTCTGGACGTTCCGTTATCGTCGTAGGACCACATTTGAAAATGTATCAGTGTGGACTTCCGAAAGAAATGGCTCTTGAATTATTCAAACCATTCGTGATGAAGGAGCTTGTTGAAAAAGGTTTAGCTCACAACATCAAGAGTGCGAAGCGTAAAATTGAGCGCGTGCAGCCGGAAGTATGGGATGTTTTAGAATCAGTTATTCGTGAGCACCCAGTCTTACTAAACCGTGCACCGACTCTTCACAGACTTGGTATTCAAGCGTTTGAACCTACACTTGTGGAAGGACGCGCAATTCGTCTGCATCCACTTGTATGTACAGCCTACAACGCTGACTTTGACGGTGACCAAATGGCGGTTCACGTACCATTATCTGCTGAGGCTCAAGCTGAAGCTCGTATCTTAATGCTTGCTGCTCAAAACATTTTGAACCCGAAAGATGGAAAACCTGTTGTTACGCCATCTCAGGATATGGTGCTTGGTAACTACTACCTTACACTTGAGCGTAAAGGTGCTATCGGAGAAGGTATGGTCTTCAAAGATACTGACGAAGCCCTTCTAGCTTATCAAAATGGGTATGTGCATCTTCATACACGTGTAGCTGTTGCAGCTAGCTCGTTGAAGAATGTGACATTCACTGATGAACAGCGTTCTAAATTGTTGATTACAACAGTCGGAAAACTGATCTTTAACGAAATCTTACCGGAATCATTCCCTTACATGAATGAGCCGACAAAGAGCAATATTGAAGAAAAAACGCCTGACCGCTTCTTCCTTGAAAAAGGTGAGGATGTCAAAGCTGCGATCGAGAAACAAGAAATCAATGCGCCGTTCAAAAAAGGTATTTTAGGTAAAATCATTGCGGAAATCTTTAAGAGATTCCATATCACTGAGACATCTAAAATGCTTGATCGCATGAAAAATCTTGGTTTCAAATACTCTACTAAAGCGGGTATTACGGTTGGTGTGTCTGACATCGTCGTATTAGATGATAAGCAGAAGATCCTCGAAGAAGCACAAGCAAAAGTAGATAACGTCTTGAAGCAATTCAGACGTGGTTTGATTACTGAAGAAGAGCGTTACGAGAGAGTCATTTCGATCTGGAGTTCTTCTAAAGATGTCATCCAAGGTAAACTGATGAAGTCCCTTGATGAAGTCAACCCAATCTACATGATGAGTGACTCTGGAGCGCGTGGTAACGCATCTAACTTCACTCAGCTGGCTGGTATGCGTGGTCTGATGGCCAACCCGGCTGGACGTATCATTGAACTTCCGATTAAATCTAGTTTCCGTGAAGGTTTAACCGTATTGGAATACTTTATTTCCACTCACGGAGCGCGTAAAGGTCTTGCCGATACAGCCCTTAAAACAGCTGACTCAGGTTACCTTACGCGTCGTCTCGTCGATGTTGCACAGGATGTTATCATCCGTGAAACAGATTGCGGTACAGACCGTGGTATCTTGGCGAAGTCCATTAGAGAAGGAAATGAAATTATTGAGAAGCTTGAAGAACGTCTGATCGGACGTTTTGCAAGAAAACCAATTGTTCATCCTGAAACGGGCGAAGTCATTGTGGACGAAAACGAACTAATTGATGAAGATAAAGCACTTGAAGTAGTTGAAGCAGGAATTGAGGAAGTATGGATCCGTTCTGCATTTACATGTAACACGCCTCATGGTGTATGTAAACGATGCTACGGCCGTAACCTTGCAACTGGTACTGACGTTGAAGTCGGTGAAGCAGTTGGAATCATCGCTGCTCAATCAATCGGTGAGCCAGGAACACAGCTTACAATGCGTACGTTCCACACCGGTGGGGTAGCAGGAGACGATATCACACAAGGTTTACCTCGTATCCAAGAGCTATTTGAAGCGCGTAATCCGAAAGGGCAAGCGACCATTTCTGAAATTGATGGTGTCGTTGCTGAAATTAACGATGTTCGTGACAAGCAGCAGGAAATTGTGGTTCAAGGCGACGTTGAAACTCGTTCTTACACAGCTCCTTACAATGCGCGTCTGAAAGTTGTTGAAGGTGACAAAGTCACTCGTGGTCAAGTACTGACAGAAGGTTCGATCGATCCGAAAGAACTTCTTAAAGTGACTGACATGACAGCTGTTCAAGAATATCTGCTTCATGAAGTACAAAAAGTATATCGTATGCAAGGGGTAGAAATCGGAGATAAGCACGTTGAGGTAATGGTTCGCCAAATGCTTCGTAAAGTGCGTGTCGCTGATGCAGGGGATACAGATGTATTACCAGGCACACTTCTGGATGTACATCAATTCACTGAAGCGAACAAAAAAGTACTATTCGAAGGCAAACGTCCTGCAACAGGCCGTCCAGTTCTTCTTGGTATTACAAAAGCATCGCTTGAAACAGACTCATTCTTGTCTGCGGCATCCTTCCAAGAAACGACTCGTGTCCTAACAGATGCGGCGATCAAAGGAAAACGTGATGAACTGCTTGGCTTGAAAGAGAATGTTATCATCGGTAAACTTGTTCCAGCTGGAACAGGAATGCCAAACTACCGTAAAGTTAAGCCGGTTTCACAAGTGCAGCCGTCTGACGATATGGTTCCTGTAGAGTAA
- a CDS encoding 50S ribosomal protein L7ae-like protein, whose translation MSYDKVSQAQSIIIGTKQTVKALKRDSVKEIVVAKDADPALTASVIKLAQEKGVDILVVDSMKKLGKACGIEVGAAAVAIML comes from the coding sequence ATGTCTTATGATAAAGTATCACAGGCTCAATCCATTATTATTGGTACGAAGCAAACAGTAAAAGCTCTGAAACGAGATTCAGTAAAGGAAATCGTCGTAGCGAAAGATGCTGATCCTGCTTTAACAGCTAGTGTAATAAAACTAGCGCAAGAGAAGGGTGTAGACATTTTAGTGGTAGATTCCATGAAAAAGCTCGGCAAAGCCTGCGGAATTGAAGTTGGGGCAGCAGCTGTTGCCATTATGTTATAG
- the rpsL gene encoding 30S ribosomal protein S12, producing MPTINQLIRKGRVSKVENSKSPALNKGYNSFKKEHTNVTSPQKRGVCTRVGTMTPKKPNSALRKYARVRLSNLIEVTAYIPGIGHNLQEHSVVLIRGGRVKDLPGVRYHIVRGALDTAGVDGRMQGRSKYGTKRPKQSK from the coding sequence ATGCCTACAATTAATCAGCTAATACGCAAAGGACGCGTGAGTAAAGTTGAAAACTCAAAGTCTCCTGCACTTAACAAAGGATACAACAGTTTCAAAAAAGAGCACACTAACGTAACATCTCCACAGAAGCGCGGGGTTTGTACTCGTGTCGGTACAATGACACCGAAAAAACCAAACTCAGCACTACGTAAATATGCTCGTGTACGTTTGTCTAACCTGATTGAGGTAACAGCTTACATTCCTGGTATCGGACATAATCTACAAGAGCACAGTGTAGTACTTATCCGTGGCGGACGTGTAAAAGACTTACCGGGTGTACGTTACCACATCGTTCGTGGTGCGCTTGATACTGCCGGAGTTGACGGTCGTATGCAAGGACGTTCTAAATACGGAACAAAACGCCCTAAACAAAGCAAATAA
- the rpsG gene encoding 30S ribosomal protein S7, producing the protein MPRKGPVAKRDVLPDPIYNSKLVSRLINKMMIDGKRGKSQTILYKSFDIIKERTGNEAMEVFEQALKNIMPVLEVKARRVGGANYQVPVEVRPDRRTTLGLRWLVNYARLRGEKTMEERLANEILDAANNTGAAVKKREDTHKMAEANKAFAHYRW; encoded by the coding sequence ATGCCACGTAAAGGTCCTGTAGCAAAAAGAGACGTATTGCCAGATCCAATTTACAATTCTAAACTTGTATCTCGTTTGATCAACAAAATGATGATCGACGGTAAAAGAGGAAAGTCACAAACAATTCTCTACAAGTCATTTGATATCATCAAAGAACGTACTGGTAATGAAGCGATGGAGGTTTTCGAACAAGCCTTGAAAAACATCATGCCAGTTCTTGAAGTTAAAGCACGTCGTGTAGGTGGAGCCAACTACCAAGTTCCTGTAGAAGTTCGCCCAGACCGTCGTACTACTTTAGGTCTTCGCTGGTTAGTAAACTACGCTCGTCTTCGTGGAGAAAAAACGATGGAAGAGCGTCTTGCTAACGAAATCCTTGACGCAGCTAACAACACTGGTGCTGCTGTTAAGAAACGTGAAGATACACACAAAATGGCAGAAGCGAACAAAGCATTCGCTCACTACCGCTGGTAG
- the fusA gene encoding elongation factor G — MAREFSLDKTRNIGIMAHIDAGKTTTTERILYYTGRIHKIGETHEGASQMDWMEQEQERGITITSAATTAQWKGYRVNIIDTPGHVDFTVEVERSLRVLDGAVTVLDAQSGVEPQTETVWRQATTYGVPRIVFINKMDKTGADFLYSVGTLRDRLQANAHAIQLPIGAEDQFEGIIDLVENVAYFYEDDLGTRSDAQEIPAEYKDKAEELRNSLIEAVAELDEELMEKYLEGEEITIPELKAAIRKGTLNVEFYPVLVGSAFKNKGVQLVLDAVLDYLPAPTDVAAIKGTLPDSNEEVVRESTDDAPFAALAFKVMTDPYVGKLTFFRVYSGTLDSGSYVKNSSKNKRERVGRILQMHANSREEISTVYAGDIAAAVGLKDTSTGDTLCDEKSLVILESMEFPEPVIDVAIEPKSKADQDKMGIALAKLAEEDPTFRTQTNTETGQTIISGMGELHLDIIVDRMKREFKVEANVGAPQVAYRETFRSGAKVEGKFVRQSGGRGQFGHVWIEFEPNEEGAGFEFQNAIVGGVVPREYIPAIQAGLEDSLENGVLAGFPLIDIKAKLFDGSYHDVDSNEMAFKIAASMALKNAVSKCNPVLLEPMMKVEVVIPEEYMGDIMGDITSRRGRVEGMEARGNAQVVRAMVPLSEMFGYATALRSNTQGRGTFTMHMDHYEEVPKSISEEIIKKNKGE; from the coding sequence ATGGCAAGAGAGTTCTCCTTAGACAAAACTCGTAATATTGGTATCATGGCTCACATCGATGCCGGTAAAACGACAACGACTGAGCGTATCTTATACTACACTGGTCGTATCCATAAAATTGGCGAAACTCACGAAGGAGCTTCCCAAATGGACTGGATGGAGCAGGAGCAAGAACGTGGTATTACAATCACTTCTGCTGCTACTACAGCACAATGGAAAGGTTACCGTGTAAACATCATCGATACACCAGGACACGTAGATTTCACAGTTGAAGTTGAACGTTCTTTACGTGTACTTGATGGTGCGGTTACTGTTCTAGATGCACAATCAGGTGTAGAGCCACAAACTGAAACGGTTTGGCGCCAAGCAACAACTTACGGAGTACCTCGTATCGTATTCATTAACAAAATGGATAAAACAGGTGCGGACTTCCTTTACTCTGTAGGCACATTAAGAGATCGTCTTCAAGCGAACGCTCATGCAATTCAATTGCCGATCGGCGCTGAAGATCAATTCGAAGGAATCATCGACCTTGTAGAAAACGTAGCATACTTCTACGAAGATGACCTTGGAACTCGCTCTGATGCACAAGAAATCCCTGCTGAGTATAAAGACAAAGCTGAAGAGCTTCGCAACAGCCTAATTGAAGCTGTCGCTGAGCTTGACGAAGAGCTTATGGAAAAATACCTTGAGGGTGAAGAAATTACAATTCCTGAATTGAAAGCTGCAATCCGTAAAGGAACGTTGAATGTTGAATTCTATCCAGTTCTTGTTGGATCTGCTTTCAAAAACAAAGGTGTTCAGCTTGTACTTGACGCTGTGCTTGATTACCTTCCTGCACCAACTGATGTTGCTGCAATCAAAGGTACCTTGCCAGATTCAAATGAAGAGGTTGTACGTGAGTCTACTGATGACGCACCATTCGCAGCCCTTGCTTTTAAAGTAATGACTGACCCTTATGTTGGGAAACTAACTTTCTTCCGTGTATACTCTGGAACACTTGATTCTGGTTCTTACGTGAAGAACTCTTCTAAGAACAAGCGTGAGCGTGTTGGACGTATCCTTCAAATGCACGCAAACAGCCGTGAAGAAATTTCTACTGTATATGCAGGGGATATCGCAGCAGCTGTAGGTCTTAAAGATACATCAACTGGTGACACTCTTTGTGACGAGAAAAGTCTTGTTATCCTTGAGTCTATGGAATTCCCAGAGCCAGTTATCGATGTAGCAATCGAGCCTAAGTCTAAGGCTGACCAAGATAAAATGGGTATCGCTTTAGCTAAACTAGCTGAAGAGGATCCAACTTTCCGTACACAAACAAACACTGAAACTGGTCAAACGATCATCTCTGGTATGGGTGAGCTTCACCTTGATATCATTGTTGACCGTATGAAGCGTGAGTTCAAGGTTGAAGCTAACGTAGGAGCTCCTCAAGTTGCGTACCGTGAAACATTCCGTTCTGGTGCAAAAGTTGAAGGTAAATTCGTACGTCAGTCTGGTGGACGCGGTCAGTTCGGACACGTTTGGATCGAATTCGAACCAAACGAAGAAGGCGCAGGCTTCGAATTCCAAAATGCAATCGTCGGTGGGGTTGTTCCTCGTGAATACATTCCAGCTATTCAAGCAGGTCTTGAAGATTCACTTGAAAATGGTGTATTAGCTGGATTCCCATTAATCGACATCAAAGCAAAATTATTTGATGGATCTTACCACGATGTTGACTCTAACGAAATGGCGTTTAAAATTGCTGCATCTATGGCATTGAAAAATGCTGTCAGCAAATGTAACCCAGTTCTACTTGAGCCAATGATGAAAGTGGAAGTCGTTATCCCTGAAGAATACATGGGAGACATCATGGGTGATATCACATCTCGTCGTGGACGTGTAGAAGGTATGGAAGCTCGCGGTAACGCTCAAGTTGTTCGCGCAATGGTTCCACTTTCTGAAATGTTCGGATATGCAACTGCACTCCGTTCTAATACACAAGGACGCGGTACTTTCACTATGCACATGGATCACTACGAAGAAGTGCCTAAGAGCATCAGTGAAGAAATCATCAAAAAAAATAAAGGTGAATAA